The following coding sequences lie in one Chelonia mydas isolate rCheMyd1 chromosome 6, rCheMyd1.pri.v2, whole genome shotgun sequence genomic window:
- the MDK gene encoding midkine: protein MQVRGFFLLLVLILMAAASEAGKNKKDKVKKNGSECEDWRWGPCTPNSKDCGVGYREGTCKEETKRLKCKIPCNWKKEFGADCKYKFESWGGCDAATGLKARSGTLKKALYNAECQETIQVTKPCSPKTKSKSKARKGKGKD, encoded by the exons ATGCAGGTCCGTgggttcttcctcctcctggtgctgATCCTCATGGCTGCAGCCTCTGAGGCTGGTAAAAACAAGAAAG ACAAGGTGAAGAAGAACGGCTCCGAGTGTGAGGATTGGCGCTGGGGGCCTTGCACCCCAAACAGCAAAGACTGTGGCGTGGGCTACCGCGAGGGGACCTGCAAGGAGGAGACTAAGAGACTCAAGTGCAAGATCCCCTGCAACTGGAAGAAGGAGTTTGGAG CTGACTGCAAGTATAAGTTTGAGAGCTGGGGCGGGTGCGATGCTGCCACAGGTCTAAAGGCCCGTTCAGGCACCCTGAAGAAAGCCCTGTACAATGCCGAGTGTCAGGAGACCATTCAAGTGACCAAGCCCTGTTCTCCCAAGACCAAGTCAAAATCCAAAG ccaggaaagggaaggggaaggactAG